A stretch of the Arthrobacter sp. PAMC 25486 genome encodes the following:
- a CDS encoding cytochrome c biogenesis CcdA family protein, translated as MTNNPFAEIINSGSMWLAMPVALLAGLVSFLSPCVLPLVPGYLGYVSGLTGIDLENQRRGRMFAGIGLFVLGFSAVFVLIGAIFGQLGAWLMGPDAAWVTQVLGAVVILMGVVFLGGLSWFQGEAKIRAKPPAGLWGAPILGVTFGLGWAPCIGPTLSAVMALSYFDGSTAAKGAFLTFIYCLGLGLPFLLIALGVRRGMGALAFFRKHRRGLQYFGGGMLIVLGLLMVSGLWGTWINELQFWFSNDVRLPI; from the coding sequence ATGACTAATAATCCCTTCGCCGAAATTATTAACAGCGGCTCCATGTGGCTGGCCATGCCGGTTGCCCTGCTGGCCGGGCTGGTCTCCTTCCTTTCCCCTTGCGTGCTGCCGCTGGTTCCCGGCTATCTGGGCTACGTCAGCGGGCTGACAGGGATCGACCTGGAAAACCAGCGGCGCGGGCGCATGTTCGCCGGGATCGGCCTGTTTGTGCTGGGCTTCTCGGCGGTGTTTGTGCTTATCGGCGCCATTTTTGGCCAGTTGGGTGCTTGGTTGATGGGGCCGGACGCCGCCTGGGTGACACAGGTGCTGGGCGCCGTCGTCATACTCATGGGTGTGGTGTTCCTTGGCGGGTTGAGCTGGTTTCAAGGTGAAGCCAAGATCCGTGCCAAACCCCCGGCAGGACTGTGGGGTGCGCCCATTTTGGGCGTAACCTTTGGTTTGGGCTGGGCACCTTGTATCGGCCCTACCCTCAGTGCGGTCATGGCGTTGTCGTACTTCGATGGCAGCACCGCTGCCAAGGGTGCATTCCTGACGTTCATCTACTGCCTGGGCCTGGGGCTGCCGTTCCTGCTGATCGCGCTCGGTGTGCGCCGGGGAATGGGCGCGCTGGCGTTTTTCCGCAAGCACCGCCGAGGACTGCAGTACTTTGGCGGGGGCATGTTGATCGTGCTGGGCCTGTTGATGGTTTCGGGGCTGTGGGGCACCTGGATCAACGAACTGCAGTTTTGGTTTTCCAATGACGTGAGATTGCCAATCTAA
- a CDS encoding FAD-dependent oxidoreductase, protein MTLRVGIIGAGPSGMAQLRAFESARQNGADIPEIMCFEKQGDWGGQWNSSWRTGLDEHGEPVHSSMYRHLWSNGPKECLEFTDYSFDEHFGRAISSFPPREVLFDYIKGRAEKSDVRKYVQFNTVARHTTYNDETQEFTLTVEDLATGITTDHVFDKLVVSTGHFSTPAVPEFKGINSFPGEVLHAHDFRGAERFGGKNLLMIGSSYSAEDIGMQAHKMGARSITFSYRSGPMGFDWPENTVERPLVTHFEGSTAHFADGTQGEFDAVVLCTGYQHKYPFLPSDMSLKSRNVLYPANLYKGVVWQQNTNLFYLGAQDQYYTFNMFDAQAWYVRDVMTGAIELPTLAERDADIQLWLERQAALPDHNSEADFQSDYLRELIAATDYPPFDLDAVSQLFKDWMGHKETDILGYRDMVHRSVVTGTMATRHHTRWLNAMDDSLERYLNGPSQDVDTTTLAALTGQDRIPSN, encoded by the coding sequence ATGACATTGCGAGTCGGAATCATTGGCGCCGGACCCAGCGGCATGGCACAGTTGCGTGCCTTTGAATCAGCACGCCAGAACGGCGCGGACATCCCCGAAATCATGTGCTTTGAGAAGCAGGGCGACTGGGGCGGCCAGTGGAACAGCAGCTGGCGCACGGGCCTGGATGAGCACGGCGAGCCGGTGCACTCCAGCATGTACCGCCACCTGTGGTCCAACGGCCCCAAGGAATGCCTGGAATTCACCGACTACTCCTTCGACGAGCATTTCGGCCGCGCCATCTCCTCATTCCCGCCCCGCGAAGTCCTCTTTGACTACATCAAGGGCCGTGCCGAGAAGTCCGACGTCCGCAAGTACGTCCAGTTCAACACCGTGGCACGCCACACCACTTACAACGACGAGACCCAGGAATTCACCCTGACCGTCGAGGACCTGGCAACCGGCATCACAACCGACCACGTCTTCGACAAGCTCGTCGTCTCCACGGGACACTTCTCCACCCCCGCGGTCCCTGAATTCAAGGGCATCAACAGCTTCCCGGGCGAGGTCCTGCACGCCCACGACTTCCGCGGCGCGGAGCGCTTTGGCGGCAAGAACCTACTCATGATCGGCAGCAGCTACTCCGCCGAAGACATCGGCATGCAGGCCCACAAGATGGGTGCACGCTCCATCACCTTCAGCTACCGCTCGGGCCCCATGGGCTTTGACTGGCCGGAGAACACTGTTGAGCGCCCGCTTGTCACCCACTTTGAGGGCAGCACGGCGCACTTCGCCGATGGCACCCAGGGTGAGTTTGACGCCGTCGTGCTCTGCACCGGATACCAGCACAAGTACCCGTTCCTGCCCAGTGACATGTCCCTGAAGTCACGCAACGTGCTCTACCCGGCGAACCTGTACAAGGGCGTCGTGTGGCAGCAGAACACCAACCTGTTCTACCTTGGCGCGCAGGACCAGTACTACACATTCAACATGTTTGACGCGCAGGCCTGGTACGTTCGCGATGTCATGACCGGGGCGATCGAGCTTCCCACACTGGCCGAGCGCGACGCCGACATCCAGCTCTGGCTCGAACGCCAGGCCGCGCTGCCGGACCACAACTCCGAGGCTGATTTCCAGTCGGACTACCTGCGCGAACTCATCGCCGCCACCGACTACCCGCCCTTCGACCTGGACGCTGTTTCGCAGCTGTTCAAGGACTGGATGGGCCATAAGGAAACCGACATTCTCGGCTACCGCGACATGGTCCACCGCTCCGTTGTCACCGGCACCATGGCCACCAGGCACCACACCCGCTGGCTCAACGCCATGGACGATTCGCTGGAGCGCTACCTCAACGGCCCGTCGCAGGACGTGGACACGACCACCCTTGCAGCCCTCACCGGTCAGGACCGTATCCCCAGCAATTAG
- a CDS encoding YceI family protein, with protein sequence MSVTTIEATGLTQGTWNLDTSHSTVGFVVRHAGISKVRGQFTEVEGALTLGETLAETSVTATIQAASFSTGDAGRDGHVKSADFFDVEVFPTLTFVSSAVSGDEENFELTGELTIRGISKTVTFKGEFNGVAVDPFGATRAGFEAKTVISRKEFGLTWNAALEAGGVLVSDKVTITLDVAFVKAA encoded by the coding sequence ATGTCAGTTACCACCATTGAAGCAACCGGTCTCACCCAGGGCACCTGGAACCTCGACACCTCACACAGCACGGTTGGCTTCGTTGTCCGCCACGCCGGCATCTCCAAGGTCCGCGGCCAGTTCACCGAAGTTGAAGGCGCCCTGACCTTGGGTGAAACCCTCGCCGAGACTTCCGTGACCGCCACCATCCAGGCCGCCAGCTTCAGCACGGGCGACGCAGGCCGCGACGGCCACGTCAAGAGCGCCGACTTCTTCGACGTCGAGGTTTTCCCCACCCTGACGTTCGTTTCCTCCGCAGTCTCCGGCGACGAGGAGAACTTTGAACTGACCGGCGAGCTGACCATCCGCGGCATCTCCAAGACCGTCACCTTCAAGGGCGAGTTCAACGGCGTTGCCGTTGACCCGTTCGGCGCCACCCGCGCAGGCTTCGAAGCCAAGACCGTGATCAGCCGCAAGGAATTCGGCCTGACCTGGAACGCAGCCTTGGAAGCCGGCGGCGTGCTGGTCTCCGACAAGGTCACCATCACCCTTGACGTTGCTTTTGTGAAGGCCGCCTAG
- a CDS encoding glutaredoxin family protein, which translates to METSADARIPLLELITKEGCHLCDDARSVVSGVAAELGLPWTERRIDGDEGLTARYGEEIPVVVVDGIQRDFWHIDPVRLEGVLRRALAGG; encoded by the coding sequence ATGGAAACCTCTGCCGATGCCCGGATCCCGCTACTGGAACTGATCACCAAGGAAGGCTGCCACCTGTGTGACGACGCCCGCAGTGTTGTCAGCGGCGTTGCAGCCGAACTGGGCCTGCCGTGGACCGAACGACGCATCGACGGCGACGAGGGACTTACGGCCCGCTACGGTGAGGAAATTCCGGTGGTCGTGGTGGACGGGATTCAACGCGACTTTTGGCACATCGACCCGGTCCGGCTGGAGGGTGTTTTGCGGCGGGCCCTGGCCGGGGGATAG
- the ccsB gene encoding c-type cytochrome biogenesis protein CcsB, with the protein MPDINEGFALLSEQLMLVAGLAYAVAVCAYVWDLVTFSQAVKKGLAPSPEAAVAQGAASQDSAVLAGVGARTADGQGLGAGPQDRGVRPSSKTHAGSDGVTAGDSMRYGKERRVVARVAVALTVVAAVVQGFAVVFRGLAAGRVPWGNMYEFCTTGSFAVAVVFLLVLTRRDLRFLGTFVIGLVLVMIVAAHVSFWTPVGHLVPALQSYWLIIHVSIAVLSSAFFTITFAMSVLQLFQSKREASIAMGKKDKAPVMRLVPNALSLENLSYRINGIAFVGWTLTLMFGSIWAEKAWGRFWGWDTKEVWTFVIWVVYAGYLHARATKGWTGTRAAWLSIVGYLCVIFNFTIVNVYFSGLHSYAGVGG; encoded by the coding sequence ATGCCAGATATCAATGAAGGCTTTGCCCTACTCAGTGAACAGCTCATGCTGGTTGCCGGCCTGGCGTACGCCGTGGCGGTGTGCGCATATGTGTGGGACCTGGTGACGTTCAGCCAAGCCGTTAAGAAGGGCCTGGCCCCCAGTCCCGAGGCGGCCGTTGCGCAGGGTGCCGCATCCCAGGACAGCGCCGTCCTTGCCGGTGTTGGTGCCCGCACCGCGGATGGGCAGGGCCTCGGCGCCGGTCCGCAGGACCGCGGCGTACGCCCCAGCAGCAAAACCCATGCGGGCTCTGACGGCGTCACCGCCGGAGATTCCATGCGCTACGGCAAGGAACGCCGCGTGGTTGCCCGGGTTGCCGTGGCGCTGACTGTTGTTGCCGCCGTGGTCCAGGGCTTTGCCGTGGTCTTCCGCGGGCTCGCCGCCGGCCGTGTGCCGTGGGGCAACATGTACGAATTCTGCACAACCGGCTCGTTCGCCGTGGCCGTGGTCTTCCTGTTGGTGCTGACCCGCCGCGACCTGCGCTTCCTTGGCACCTTTGTGATTGGCCTGGTGCTGGTCATGATCGTTGCCGCGCATGTCTCCTTCTGGACTCCTGTGGGCCACCTGGTGCCCGCGCTGCAGAGCTACTGGCTGATCATCCACGTCTCCATTGCCGTTCTGTCCTCTGCTTTCTTTACGATTACCTTTGCCATGTCGGTGCTGCAGCTGTTCCAATCGAAGCGCGAGGCATCCATTGCGATGGGCAAGAAGGACAAGGCCCCGGTCATGCGCCTCGTGCCGAACGCGCTGAGCCTGGAAAACCTGTCCTACCGCATCAACGGCATCGCTTTTGTGGGCTGGACCCTGACGCTCATGTTCGGCTCCATCTGGGCCGAGAAGGCGTGGGGCCGCTTCTGGGGCTGGGACACGAAGGAAGTCTGGACGTTCGTGATCTGGGTTGTGTACGCCGGCTACCTGCACGCCCGCGCCACCAAGGGCTGGACCGGAACCCGCGCCGCCTGGCTGTCGATTGTGGGCTACCTCTGCGTGATCTTCAACTTCACCATCGTCAACGTGTACTTCTCCGGCCTGCACTCCTACGCCGGCGTAGGCGGCTAG
- a CDS encoding alpha-L-fucosidase, with the protein MHSVIPTPAQLAWQRDALGVFFHYGLNTFHGKEWSDGTLPAESFNPGALDAEQWVRTAVSIGAKYVVLTAKHHDGFCLWPTATTAYSVASSPWRGGNGDVVAEVAAACRKHGIKLGLYLSPWDRNAPSYQDAHAYDEFYLAQLRELCSNYGELTELWFDGAGSQGHEYAWDRISALIDELQPGAMVFNMGAPTIRWVGNEDGLAADPVRYVVSETEFSNYTVHSAALSEALYLPPECDVSIRRGWFWHPNDAPKELDHLLAIYYRSIGLGANLLLNLPPDTHGLIPDEDVARLAEFSAEVRRRFAAPLVASLDAGGAGRWVADFGAPVTFDHLRLEEVLTGGQRVSGHKIYTESGETLVDAGTVGSQRIHVFASVTAQKLVIELTGEAPRLAAATAFNAGVSIVPEIKYLAPTDVPD; encoded by the coding sequence ATGCATTCGGTTATCCCCACGCCCGCGCAACTCGCCTGGCAGCGCGACGCCCTGGGCGTGTTCTTCCACTACGGCCTGAACACCTTCCACGGCAAGGAGTGGAGCGACGGAACCCTGCCCGCAGAATCCTTCAACCCGGGTGCGCTCGACGCTGAGCAGTGGGTACGCACGGCTGTCTCCATCGGCGCGAAGTATGTTGTCCTGACGGCCAAGCACCATGATGGATTCTGCCTCTGGCCCACAGCCACCACCGCCTATTCCGTGGCGTCCTCGCCTTGGCGCGGCGGGAACGGCGACGTCGTTGCCGAGGTTGCTGCAGCCTGCCGGAAGCATGGCATCAAGCTGGGCCTCTACCTCTCGCCCTGGGACCGCAACGCGCCCAGCTACCAGGACGCCCACGCCTACGACGAGTTTTACCTGGCCCAGCTGCGCGAGCTTTGCAGCAACTACGGAGAGTTGACCGAGCTGTGGTTCGACGGGGCCGGATCGCAGGGCCACGAGTACGCCTGGGACAGAATCTCCGCGCTCATTGACGAGCTGCAGCCCGGCGCCATGGTCTTCAACATGGGTGCACCCACCATTCGCTGGGTAGGCAACGAGGACGGCCTGGCCGCCGATCCCGTGCGCTACGTCGTGTCCGAGACCGAGTTTTCCAATTACACGGTTCACTCCGCCGCGCTGAGCGAGGCCCTCTACCTGCCGCCCGAATGCGACGTTTCCATCCGCCGCGGCTGGTTCTGGCACCCCAATGACGCCCCCAAGGAACTCGACCACCTGCTCGCCATCTACTACCGTTCCATCGGCCTTGGCGCGAACCTGCTGCTGAATCTTCCGCCGGACACGCACGGGTTGATTCCGGATGAGGACGTTGCCCGGCTGGCCGAATTTTCTGCTGAAGTACGACGCCGTTTCGCAGCTCCGCTGGTTGCCTCACTTGACGCTGGGGGTGCGGGGAGGTGGGTGGCTGATTTTGGTGCACCAGTCACCTTTGACCACCTCCGGCTCGAGGAAGTGCTGACCGGCGGACAACGCGTTTCCGGACACAAGATCTATACGGAATCGGGGGAAACACTGGTTGACGCCGGGACCGTCGGCTCGCAGCGGATCCATGTATTTGCGTCGGTCACAGCCCAAAAGCTTGTCATAGAGCTGACAGGGGAAGCTCCCCGGCTTGCAGCCGCAACTGCTTTCAATGCGGGAGTTTCCATAGTGCCGGAGATCAAATACCTCGCCCCAACCGACGTCCCGGACTAA
- a CDS encoding helix-turn-helix domain-containing protein has product MTQEQNFSNVNFLTVQEVAELMRVSKMTVYRMVHAGELPAVRFGRSYRVPANAVESYLRSAVVDGTGTHGPSGSAHTG; this is encoded by the coding sequence ATGACACAGGAGCAAAATTTCTCCAACGTGAACTTCCTGACCGTGCAGGAAGTTGCCGAGCTCATGCGCGTGTCAAAAATGACCGTCTACCGCATGGTGCATGCCGGCGAGCTGCCCGCAGTGCGTTTCGGCCGGTCATATCGGGTCCCCGCCAACGCCGTCGAAAGCTACCTGCGCTCGGCCGTGGTGGATGGCACAGGGACGCATGGACCCTCCGGTTCGGCGCATACAGGGTAA
- a CDS encoding cytochrome c biogenesis protein ResB codes for MKETVVKEPKGKAPKAGGEAILPQLGFVGMLRWAWRQLTSMRTALLLLLLLAVAAVPGSLFPQRPSAPAEVTQYLKDNPASGPVMDWFKLFDVYSSPWFAAIYLLLFTSLVGCVLPRAKIHWKAMRSAPPRTPKRLSRLAEYGTVTIPADSGIDAETAVKDAAAILKSRRYRVDVRDLDTERPSVGAEIGFLKEVGNLVFHTAMIGVLAAIALSGLFGYSGQRVLVEGETFVNTLTGYDTFTPGANFSDGRLSPYSAQLERLVVKYDRSTEAHYGQPLDFNATLKIKEGPGAEAETTTLKVNEPVAIGGTNLYLVGNGYAPIVTVKDGDGNIAFQGPVITIPTDGAYTSLMVIKVPDAKPKQLGFVGFFLPTALIDDKGVAFGSDPDPFNPQLNLNAYTGDLGLDNGVPRNVYTLDTSEMTEINSRNQHAGGIVLVPGQTFTLPEGNGSISFDGIKRFAALDIRHDPGQVYILVFALLALAGLMMSLFLNRRRVWIRTGNHPDGRTMVEFGLLARGEDHRLAGEYAAINKALHAQWLVPLDTPGQNSEQATSSDSAEVDSESSVTEPTDSAQGVTAASKDL; via the coding sequence ATGAAAGAGACAGTGGTGAAAGAACCCAAGGGCAAGGCGCCCAAGGCTGGTGGCGAGGCAATTCTGCCGCAGCTCGGCTTCGTCGGGATGCTCCGATGGGCCTGGCGTCAGCTGACAAGCATGCGCACAGCCCTGCTGCTGCTGCTCCTGCTCGCCGTGGCGGCCGTGCCCGGCTCGCTGTTCCCGCAGCGGCCCTCCGCCCCGGCCGAGGTGACACAGTACCTGAAGGACAACCCGGCATCCGGGCCCGTCATGGACTGGTTCAAGCTTTTTGACGTGTATTCCTCGCCGTGGTTTGCGGCCATCTATCTGCTGCTGTTCACCTCACTGGTCGGCTGTGTGCTGCCACGCGCCAAGATCCACTGGAAGGCCATGCGCTCGGCGCCGCCGCGCACACCCAAACGGCTGTCCCGCTTGGCCGAATACGGCACCGTCACCATCCCCGCCGACAGCGGGATTGACGCCGAAACTGCCGTCAAGGATGCTGCCGCCATCCTGAAGTCCCGCCGTTACCGTGTGGACGTGCGCGATCTTGACACGGAGCGTCCCTCCGTCGGTGCCGAGATCGGCTTCCTGAAGGAAGTCGGCAACCTGGTTTTCCACACCGCCATGATCGGTGTACTGGCCGCCATCGCCTTGAGCGGACTGTTTGGCTACAGCGGACAACGTGTCCTGGTTGAGGGCGAGACGTTTGTGAACACACTGACCGGTTATGACACGTTCACTCCCGGCGCCAACTTCAGCGATGGCAGGTTGAGCCCCTATTCGGCGCAGCTGGAACGCCTGGTGGTCAAGTACGACCGTTCAACGGAAGCCCACTACGGACAGCCATTGGACTTCAACGCCACCTTGAAGATCAAGGAGGGTCCCGGCGCCGAAGCCGAGACCACGACGCTGAAGGTCAACGAGCCCGTTGCCATTGGCGGCACCAACCTGTACCTGGTGGGCAACGGCTACGCACCCATCGTCACGGTCAAAGACGGCGACGGCAACATTGCCTTCCAAGGCCCCGTCATCACCATCCCCACCGACGGCGCCTACACCTCGTTGATGGTCATCAAGGTTCCCGACGCCAAGCCCAAGCAGTTGGGCTTCGTGGGCTTCTTCCTGCCCACCGCCTTGATTGATGACAAGGGCGTCGCGTTCGGTTCCGACCCCGACCCCTTCAATCCCCAGCTGAACCTCAACGCCTATACAGGGGACCTCGGCCTGGACAACGGCGTGCCGCGCAACGTCTACACGCTGGACACCTCCGAAATGACGGAGATTAACTCCCGCAACCAGCACGCAGGCGGCATTGTCCTGGTGCCGGGCCAGACGTTCACACTGCCCGAGGGCAACGGCAGCATCAGCTTTGACGGCATCAAGCGCTTCGCCGCATTGGACATCCGGCACGACCCGGGCCAGGTCTACATCCTGGTGTTCGCGCTGCTGGCCTTGGCCGGGCTCATGATGTCCTTGTTCCTGAACCGCCGTCGCGTATGGATCCGTACGGGCAACCACCCCGACGGGCGCACCATGGTGGAGTTCGGTCTGCTGGCCCGCGGCGAAGACCACCGGCTCGCCGGCGAATACGCCGCCATTAACAAGGCTCTGCACGCCCAATGGCTGGTGCCATTGGATACTCCGGGGCAAAATAGTGAGCAGGCAACATCCAGCGACTCCGCAGAAGTCGACTCCGAATCAAGCGTCACCGAACCCACCGATTCCGCACAGGGCGTCACCGCGGCAAGTAAGGACCTGTAA
- a CDS encoding redox-sensing transcriptional repressor Rex has translation MIPTQTPEEQPAGQTRQLPPATVSRLTLYLRTLNALLAEGVENVSSDALAESAGVGSANVRKDLSYLGSYGTRGVGYDVANLSRQIAQALGLTHEWRVAIVGAGNLGRALARYAGFESRGFDVVALLDADQMVIGSEIGWLRVSDVANLETVLASTRANMVVLALPAGVAQSVCDRVVAAGVHSILSFAPVALSVPEHVNLRKVDMATELQILAYHAQRLQDPRLEQDRPSA, from the coding sequence TTGATCCCAACGCAGACACCGGAGGAGCAGCCGGCCGGGCAGACCCGGCAGCTGCCGCCTGCCACGGTGTCGCGACTGACCCTCTACCTGCGCACACTCAACGCGCTGCTGGCCGAAGGTGTGGAAAACGTGTCCTCCGATGCGCTCGCGGAATCAGCCGGTGTGGGATCCGCCAATGTGCGCAAGGACCTGTCGTACCTGGGCTCCTATGGAACGCGCGGCGTGGGGTACGACGTGGCCAATCTGAGCCGGCAAATTGCCCAGGCGCTGGGGCTGACCCACGAATGGCGCGTGGCGATTGTGGGTGCCGGCAACCTTGGCCGGGCACTGGCCCGCTATGCAGGCTTTGAATCGCGCGGCTTCGACGTGGTGGCGCTGCTGGACGCCGACCAGATGGTCATCGGCAGCGAAATTGGTTGGTTGCGCGTGAGCGACGTGGCCAACCTGGAAACAGTACTTGCCTCCACCCGGGCCAACATGGTGGTCCTGGCGTTGCCGGCGGGTGTCGCACAATCTGTGTGCGACAGAGTCGTGGCGGCCGGGGTGCACAGCATCCTCAGCTTTGCCCCCGTGGCCCTGAGCGTGCCGGAGCACGTCAACCTGCGCAAGGTGGACATGGCCACCGAACTGCAGATCCTGGCCTACCACGCCCAACGCCTGCAGGACCCGCGCCTGGAACAGGACCGGCCCAGCGCCTGA
- a CDS encoding AURKAIP1/COX24 domain-containing protein, which translates to MGSVVKKRRKRMSKKKHRKQLRKTRHQRRNKK; encoded by the coding sequence ATGGGTTCAGTAGTTAAGAAGCGCCGCAAGCGGATGTCCAAGAAGAAGCACCGTAAGCAGCTTCGCAAGACGCGTCACCAGCGTCGCAACAAGAAGTAA
- a CDS encoding TlpA disulfide reductase family protein: protein MTSLMSRRALFAAGGAALTMALAACTSEDPLAKQANAGDNKNYIAGDGTVHEFASTERKDPVAFNGTLFDGSTVDAKDYLGNVAVLNFWYAACAPCRIEAPDLQALYTDFKADGVEFLGVNVRDEKATAEAFERTFELSYPSVVDKDGGVLLAMTKFVPPSSVPTTLVLDKQGRVSARIMGVAEKGTLKALITSVLAES, encoded by the coding sequence GTGACCTCTTTGATGAGCCGTAGGGCCCTTTTTGCCGCCGGCGGAGCTGCATTGACCATGGCCCTGGCCGCCTGCACCAGCGAAGACCCCCTGGCCAAGCAGGCGAATGCCGGTGACAACAAGAACTACATTGCCGGTGACGGCACGGTGCATGAGTTTGCCTCCACCGAGCGCAAGGACCCCGTGGCCTTCAACGGGACCTTGTTCGACGGCAGCACGGTGGACGCCAAGGACTATCTTGGTAACGTCGCCGTCCTGAACTTCTGGTACGCGGCGTGTGCACCCTGCCGGATCGAGGCGCCTGACCTGCAGGCTCTCTACACCGATTTCAAGGCAGACGGCGTTGAATTCCTGGGCGTCAATGTGCGCGACGAAAAGGCCACGGCCGAGGCATTTGAACGCACCTTTGAGCTTAGCTACCCGAGCGTCGTGGACAAGGACGGCGGCGTGCTGCTGGCCATGACCAAGTTCGTACCGCCGTCGTCCGTCCCCACCACGCTGGTGCTGGACAAGCAGGGCCGGGTCAGCGCCCGCATCATGGGTGTGGCCGAGAAGGGCACCCTGAAGGCGCTCATCACTTCCGTCCTGGCTGAGAGCTAG
- a CDS encoding histidine phosphatase family protein, whose product MSRVTVHLLRHGEVFNPDGVLYGRLPEFHLSERGRAMAVMVAEHFAALKNDGGAPVYLVASPLTRAQETAQPTAEALGLDIVTDPRIIEAGNHFEGLVMSKSELGKPKHWPYFVNPFRPSWGEAYSAQADRMLEAARDARRRAFDIGGDGAQAIMVSHQLPIWSTRRSAEGKRLWHDPRNRECTLASLTSLTFDGDDVVDVVYSEPAAALLPGAATTPGA is encoded by the coding sequence ATGTCCCGAGTAACAGTGCACCTTTTGCGCCACGGCGAGGTTTTTAACCCCGATGGCGTCCTCTACGGCCGGCTCCCCGAGTTTCACCTGTCCGAGCGCGGCCGTGCCATGGCGGTCATGGTTGCCGAGCATTTTGCTGCCCTGAAGAACGACGGCGGCGCACCGGTTTACCTGGTTGCCTCACCTCTCACCCGCGCCCAGGAAACGGCGCAGCCCACAGCCGAGGCGCTCGGCCTGGACATTGTGACGGACCCCCGCATCATCGAGGCCGGGAACCACTTTGAGGGCCTGGTCATGAGCAAGTCTGAGCTGGGGAAACCCAAGCACTGGCCTTACTTCGTGAACCCGTTCCGGCCCTCTTGGGGGGAAGCTTACTCAGCCCAGGCGGACCGCATGCTTGAGGCGGCACGCGATGCCCGCCGTCGTGCCTTTGACATTGGCGGCGACGGCGCCCAAGCCATCATGGTCAGCCACCAGCTGCCCATCTGGTCCACGCGCCGCAGCGCCGAGGGCAAGCGGCTGTGGCACGACCCCCGCAACCGCGAGTGCACGCTGGCGTCTCTGACGTCCTTGACGTTCGACGGCGACGACGTTGTGGATGTGGTCTATAGCGAACCCGCGGCGGCCCTGTTGCCCGGCGCTGCGACCACCCCCGGCGCCTAA
- a CDS encoding HAD family phosphatase, which translates to MPDVTINSAEAASTAVQHQGEAAFFDVDNTLMKGASLFHVARKMYQKRAFTLQDVAGFAWKQAKFILRGENMNDVHSVQDSAQKLAAGISAEFIHQLGEEVYDEMIVSKIWPGTRALTEEHLKSGRQVWLVTATPVEVAAVIATRLNLTGALGTVAEIDDGVYTGRLVGEILHGPAKGRAVEELAEKESLDLTRCWAYSDSYNDIPLLSAVGNPVAINPDAKLRKHARENNWPIYDYRSGRRAATLGLKAATGVGVVYGLWKGIAMVRKR; encoded by the coding sequence ATGCCCGACGTGACTATCAACAGTGCCGAGGCCGCCTCGACCGCTGTGCAGCACCAGGGCGAGGCCGCTTTCTTTGACGTGGACAACACGTTGATGAAGGGTGCCAGCCTGTTCCATGTGGCACGAAAAATGTACCAAAAACGCGCCTTCACCCTGCAGGACGTTGCAGGGTTCGCCTGGAAGCAGGCAAAATTCATCCTGCGCGGGGAAAACATGAACGACGTTCATTCAGTCCAGGATTCGGCCCAGAAACTTGCCGCCGGCATCAGCGCCGAATTCATCCACCAGCTGGGTGAAGAGGTCTACGACGAGATGATCGTCTCCAAGATCTGGCCCGGCACGCGCGCCCTGACCGAGGAGCACCTGAAGTCTGGCCGGCAGGTGTGGCTGGTGACGGCCACCCCCGTTGAGGTTGCTGCAGTCATTGCCACGCGCCTGAACCTGACCGGCGCCCTGGGCACTGTGGCTGAAATTGACGACGGCGTCTACACCGGCCGCCTGGTCGGCGAGATCCTGCACGGCCCGGCCAAGGGACGCGCGGTGGAGGAACTGGCCGAAAAGGAAAGCCTGGACCTCACCCGGTGCTGGGCGTACAGCGACTCCTACAACGACATCCCCCTGCTGAGCGCCGTGGGCAACCCGGTGGCCATCAACCCCGACGCCAAGTTGCGCAAGCACGCCCGCGAGAACAACTGGCCCATCTACGACTACCGCTCCGGCCGCCGCGCAGCCACCCTGGGGCTCAAGGCAGCCACGGGCGTAGGCGTGGTGTACGGCTTGTGGAAGGGCATCGCGATGGTCCGCAAGCGCTAA